From the genome of Gemmatimonas phototrophica, one region includes:
- the mug gene encoding G/U mismatch-specific DNA glycosylase: MIVPPPKPSKADLAAAVHKTVPDLVAPQLKVLFCGINPGLYTAALGHHFARPGNRFWPALHGAGFTPRLLKPWEEHELLPLGYGITNMVERTTNAASELLPEEYVAGGQRLARLVQQYTPQVVAFLGIGAYRSAFARPKATLGLQPERLGNSRLWALPSPSGLNANHQLKDLVALLLELREFVETPR; encoded by the coding sequence GTGATCGTACCGCCGCCCAAACCCAGCAAAGCCGACCTCGCTGCCGCCGTGCACAAGACGGTGCCAGATCTGGTGGCGCCGCAGCTCAAGGTCCTTTTTTGCGGGATCAACCCCGGGTTGTACACCGCCGCGCTGGGGCACCACTTTGCGCGCCCCGGCAACCGGTTCTGGCCGGCGCTGCACGGGGCCGGCTTTACGCCGCGGCTGCTCAAGCCGTGGGAAGAGCACGAACTGTTGCCGTTGGGGTACGGGATTACCAACATGGTGGAGCGCACCACCAATGCGGCGTCGGAGCTGCTGCCCGAAGAGTATGTAGCGGGCGGTCAGCGCCTCGCTCGGCTGGTGCAGCAGTACACCCCGCAGGTGGTGGCCTTTCTGGGCATTGGCGCCTATCGCTCGGCCTTTGCCCGTCCCAAGGCGACGTTGGGGCTGCAGCCGGAGCGGTTGGGGAACAGTCGGCTGTGGGCGTTACCCAGCCCCAGCGGTTTGAATGCGAACCATCAGCTGAAAGATCTCGTGGCGCTGCTGCTGGAGCTGCGCGAGTTTGTGGAGACCCCTCGCTAA
- a CDS encoding DUF1028 domain-containing protein: MRFARLVGTSLLTFLGTASATATVAQAQEPADWRDGLNFHTFSIAALDPRTGELGVAVTTRVSCVGNGVPWVRKGVGAVATQASTRTEYGTELLDALQRGEAPQAALTRLLAADSGFQQRQVAVIAANGQSAQHTGTRPNAWAGHRSGPNYVTQGNILVGPEVLAAVAKSFEASEGTPRHLADRLIDAIQAGFDLGGDKRHGLRTSAAVVVTDPRPGMSRRTDGQTASINICEHPDPIGEMRRVYNTVSQTLGYRTLQQYAGGDVVQLKLMLHTLGFYRSGEPFNLRAPDASLFGADAVAAVDAFRASEKMGTPTVGGSPAGLVDMETVERLWAALTRAGKADAVRQQLLDITMVRR; this comes from the coding sequence ATGCGCTTCGCCCGTCTGGTTGGTACGTCACTGCTGACCTTCCTTGGCACCGCCTCTGCCACCGCCACCGTTGCCCAGGCGCAGGAACCGGCCGATTGGCGCGACGGGCTCAACTTTCACACCTTCTCCATTGCGGCCCTCGACCCGCGCACCGGCGAGCTGGGCGTCGCGGTCACCACCCGGGTCTCGTGCGTGGGCAACGGTGTGCCCTGGGTGCGCAAAGGCGTCGGCGCCGTGGCCACGCAGGCCAGCACCCGCACAGAGTACGGCACCGAACTACTGGATGCCCTGCAGCGTGGCGAGGCGCCGCAGGCCGCGCTCACCCGGCTGCTGGCCGCCGACAGCGGCTTTCAGCAGCGACAGGTGGCCGTCATTGCCGCCAACGGCCAGTCGGCGCAGCACACCGGCACCCGCCCCAATGCCTGGGCCGGTCATCGTTCCGGCCCGAACTACGTGACTCAGGGAAACATCCTCGTTGGCCCCGAAGTGCTGGCGGCGGTCGCCAAGAGCTTTGAGGCCAGCGAAGGCACCCCTCGCCATCTGGCCGACCGACTCATCGATGCCATTCAGGCCGGCTTCGACCTGGGCGGTGACAAACGCCATGGTCTCCGCACCTCGGCCGCCGTGGTGGTCACCGACCCGCGCCCCGGCATGTCGCGTCGCACCGACGGCCAAACGGCCAGCATCAACATCTGCGAGCACCCCGACCCGATTGGCGAAATGCGCCGCGTCTACAACACCGTCTCGCAAACGCTGGGCTATCGCACCCTGCAGCAATACGCGGGCGGCGATGTGGTGCAGCTCAAGCTCATGCTGCACACCCTGGGCTTCTACCGCAGCGGCGAACCGTTCAACCTGCGGGCGCCCGACGCGTCGCTCTTTGGTGCCGATGCCGTGGCGGCGGTTGATGCGTTCCGCGCCAGCGAGAAGATGGGGACCCCCACCGTGGGTGGCTCACCGGCCGGTCTGGTCGATATGGAAACCGTGGAGCGCCTGTGGGCCGCGCTCACCCGCGCCGGAAAGGCCGACGCGGTACGTCAGCAACTGCTCGACATCACCATGGTGCGCCGGTAA
- the mutS gene encoding DNA mismatch repair protein MutS: MSGSATPLMQQYREIKARHQDAILFFRMGDFYEMFYEDAEVASRAIGLTLTSRNNGGAAEVPLAGIPVKAAAEYLRRLVGQGYRVAICEQVEDPKLAKGLVKREVVETITPGAVFADDLLDGSRANYVCAVAMGRDTSRDAARDQIGVAAADLSTGELRLFIVTLADAPAVLARLAPRELLLVRNATQPELDAALSVVDNALVTHREGWEFDAQLAADELTRQFDVRSLEGFGLGSDDRAAVGAAGALLRYLRELQPGGLPHLARPLVERPGGIMPLDEMTRRNLELVESLRGGEVAGTLLSVLDRTATPMGQRLLRAWLLAPLLERGAIEQRLDAVTVLVRDPVGRTALREALDGVRDVERLASKAAAGRATPRELRALGDSLARLPQVAKAVRDVLSHANQGGSQGGELAHMLQHWDDGADCAAKLTHMLVARPPLMIGDEDTIAPGVDADLDELRALRDGGKDAIATIQQQERARTGIASLKVGFNKVFGYFLEISNANKHLVPDDYQRRQTLTGAERYVTPALKEYEEKVLSAADRIETRERELFEALRRDAGAAIARWQVVARRVATIDVLSSFADVAEREQYVRPELHDDYDMEIVAGRHPVVERMMAREKFIPNDLLLTSDAQLIVLTGPNMAGKSTILRQVGLIQLLAQVGAYVPARRARLPIVDRLFTRVGASDNLVRGQSTFMVEMSETSAILHTATKRSLVLLDEIGRGTSTYDGVSIAWSVSEHLHDAIGCKTVFATHYHELTQLENELAGVKNFTVAVREVGDQVLFLHKLIPGGADRSYGIEVGRLAGLPAPVITRAKEVLALLEGEGEQMAARLTADGMQAPLSTKRRGPRMKHQLHADQLGFFGEAPAAPVDASATRLKAAVSALDTDSMTPLEALTTLAALKRGAEE; this comes from the coding sequence GTGAGTGGGAGTGCCACCCCGTTGATGCAGCAGTACCGGGAGATCAAGGCGCGTCATCAGGATGCGATTCTGTTTTTCCGGATGGGCGACTTCTACGAGATGTTTTACGAGGATGCCGAGGTGGCATCCCGGGCAATTGGGCTGACGCTCACGTCGCGCAACAACGGCGGCGCCGCCGAAGTGCCGCTGGCCGGTATTCCGGTGAAAGCGGCGGCGGAGTATCTGCGCCGGCTGGTGGGGCAGGGGTATCGCGTGGCCATCTGCGAGCAGGTGGAAGACCCCAAGCTGGCCAAGGGGCTGGTGAAGCGCGAAGTCGTGGAGACCATTACCCCCGGCGCCGTGTTTGCCGACGATCTGCTGGATGGATCGCGGGCCAACTACGTGTGCGCCGTGGCCATGGGGCGCGACACGTCGCGGGATGCGGCGCGTGACCAGATTGGTGTGGCGGCGGCGGACCTCAGCACCGGTGAGCTGCGCCTGTTCATTGTCACGCTGGCCGACGCACCGGCGGTGCTGGCCCGTTTGGCGCCGCGTGAATTGCTGCTGGTGCGCAACGCCACGCAGCCGGAGCTGGATGCGGCGCTGAGTGTGGTGGACAACGCGCTGGTCACGCATCGTGAAGGGTGGGAGTTTGATGCGCAGCTGGCCGCCGACGAACTCACGCGGCAGTTCGACGTGCGCAGTCTGGAAGGATTCGGACTGGGGAGCGACGACCGGGCCGCGGTGGGTGCGGCTGGTGCGTTGCTGCGCTATTTGCGCGAGCTGCAACCGGGCGGGTTGCCGCATTTGGCGCGCCCGCTGGTGGAGCGCCCCGGCGGCATCATGCCGCTCGACGAAATGACGCGACGCAATCTGGAGTTGGTGGAGTCGCTGCGCGGTGGTGAAGTGGCGGGCACGTTGCTGTCGGTGCTCGATCGCACGGCCACCCCCATGGGGCAGCGTCTGTTGCGTGCGTGGTTGCTGGCGCCGCTGCTGGAGCGCGGCGCCATTGAGCAGCGGCTCGATGCGGTTACGGTGCTGGTGCGTGACCCGGTGGGACGCACGGCGCTGCGCGAGGCGCTTGATGGCGTGCGTGATGTGGAGCGTCTGGCCAGCAAAGCCGCGGCGGGTCGGGCTACGCCGCGCGAACTGCGCGCGCTGGGTGATTCGCTGGCCCGATTGCCGCAGGTGGCCAAGGCGGTGCGCGATGTCTTGTCGCACGCCAATCAGGGGGGCTCGCAGGGTGGCGAACTGGCGCACATGCTGCAGCACTGGGACGACGGCGCCGACTGCGCCGCGAAGCTCACGCACATGCTGGTGGCGCGTCCGCCGCTCATGATTGGCGACGAAGACACCATTGCTCCTGGCGTAGATGCCGATCTGGACGAACTGCGGGCGCTGCGCGACGGTGGCAAAGATGCCATTGCCACCATTCAGCAGCAGGAGCGGGCACGCACCGGCATTGCCTCGCTCAAGGTGGGCTTCAACAAGGTGTTTGGATATTTCCTCGAAATTTCCAACGCCAACAAACATCTCGTCCCCGATGACTATCAGCGTCGGCAGACGCTGACCGGCGCTGAACGGTACGTGACGCCGGCGCTCAAGGAGTACGAAGAAAAGGTCCTGAGCGCCGCCGACCGCATTGAAACGCGCGAGCGGGAACTGTTCGAGGCGCTGCGGCGCGACGCCGGCGCGGCCATTGCCCGCTGGCAGGTGGTGGCGCGACGGGTGGCCACCATAGACGTGCTCTCGAGTTTTGCCGATGTGGCCGAACGTGAGCAGTATGTGCGCCCCGAGCTGCACGACGACTACGATATGGAAATCGTGGCCGGTCGGCATCCGGTGGTGGAGCGCATGATGGCGCGCGAAAAGTTCATCCCCAACGACTTGCTGCTCACCAGCGACGCGCAGCTCATTGTGCTCACGGGGCCCAACATGGCCGGCAAGAGCACTATTCTGCGTCAGGTGGGGCTCATTCAGCTGCTCGCGCAGGTGGGGGCCTACGTGCCTGCTCGGCGCGCGCGCCTGCCCATTGTGGACCGGCTGTTCACGCGCGTGGGGGCGAGCGACAATCTGGTGCGCGGACAATCCACCTTCATGGTGGAGATGAGCGAAACGAGTGCCATTCTGCACACGGCCACCAAGCGATCACTGGTGCTGCTCGACGAAATTGGTCGCGGCACCAGCACGTACGACGGCGTGTCCATTGCGTGGAGTGTGAGTGAGCATTTGCACGACGCCATTGGCTGCAAGACGGTGTTCGCGACGCACTATCACGAACTCACGCAGCTGGAGAACGAACTGGCCGGCGTGAAGAATTTCACGGTGGCGGTGCGCGAAGTGGGTGACCAGGTGCTCTTTCTGCACAAGCTCATTCCCGGCGGCGCCGACCGGTCGTACGGTATTGAAGTGGGGCGTCTGGCCGGCTTGCCGGCGCCGGTCATTACGCGCGCCAAGGAAGTGTTGGCGCTGCTGGAAGGCGAGGGAGAGCAGATGGCGGCGCGTCTCACCGCCGACGGCATGCAGGCGCCCCTGAGCACCAAGCGTCGCGGGCCGCGCATGAAGCACCAGCTGCACGCCGATCAGCTGGGCTTCTTTGGCGAGGCACCGGCGGCGCCGGTGGATGCGTCGGCCACGCGTCTCAAGGCGGCGGTATCGGCGCTCGATACCGACAGCATGACGCCGCTGGAAGCGCTGACCACCTTGGCCGCGCTCAAGCGCGGCGCCGAGGAATAG
- a CDS encoding SPOR domain-containing protein has product MKHSFTPRSVRHAALGASLLLLGAPSVAHAQGPATVSPAMDGAVSRARQLVDNGNGAEARAILDSLVSAAGSSSNDLAEALFWRATLAERVGDAERDWKRLIIEVPLSARATEALVRLGELEMLRGHPADARTYFARVVREYPAGAATSRSQLWIAKSYVAERDLPRACVALAEASATGVPDGELRLQAEEMGRQCATVDRALIAKAGAKPAAGAAQKATPAANPAATPAAANKSDTAPNADVAAKDAAPANAKFSVQLAAYDTRDEAERSAKRLESRGIEARVDGDVKPFRVRAGYYATRAQANAALATLKKQGLAGFVAEIAK; this is encoded by the coding sequence ATGAAGCATTCGTTCACGCCTCGTTCGGTACGCCACGCGGCTCTCGGTGCGTCGTTGCTGTTACTGGGTGCGCCAAGCGTTGCTCACGCACAGGGGCCGGCAACCGTGTCGCCCGCCATGGACGGCGCAGTGAGCCGCGCCCGTCAGCTCGTGGACAACGGCAACGGCGCGGAAGCGCGCGCCATTCTCGATTCGCTCGTGAGTGCCGCGGGTTCCTCCAGCAACGATCTGGCCGAAGCCCTCTTCTGGCGCGCCACGTTGGCGGAACGCGTGGGCGACGCCGAGCGTGACTGGAAGCGGCTCATCATTGAGGTGCCGCTGTCGGCGCGCGCCACCGAGGCGCTGGTGCGACTTGGCGAGTTGGAAATGCTGCGTGGCCATCCCGCCGACGCGCGCACGTACTTCGCGCGTGTGGTGCGCGAGTATCCCGCCGGTGCGGCGACGTCGCGCAGCCAGTTGTGGATTGCCAAGAGCTACGTGGCGGAGCGCGACCTGCCGCGTGCCTGCGTGGCGTTGGCGGAGGCGTCGGCCACCGGTGTGCCCGATGGGGAACTGCGGCTGCAGGCCGAAGAGATGGGGCGGCAGTGTGCCACAGTCGATCGCGCGCTCATTGCCAAGGCCGGCGCCAAGCCGGCGGCGGGTGCAGCGCAAAAAGCCACGCCGGCCGCCAATCCAGCCGCCACCCCCGCTGCGGCCAACAAGAGCGATACGGCTCCCAACGCCGACGTGGCCGCCAAAGACGCGGCGCCCGCGAACGCCAAGTTCAGCGTGCAGCTGGCGGCGTACGACACGCGCGACGAAGCGGAGCGATCGGCCAAGCGTCTGGAGTCGCGTGGTATTGAGGCGCGCGTGGACGGCGACGTGAAACCGTTCCGTGTGCGTGCCGGCTACTACGCCACGCGCGCGCAGGCGAATGCCGCGCTGGCGACGCTCAAGAAGCAGGGACTGGCGGGCTTTGTCGCGGAGATCGCGAAGTGA
- the holA gene encoding DNA polymerase III subunit delta, producing the protein MPPKSAAPTAKEASPLRVIQAAIQSGQFAPVYYLHGDDDYLKDGAVRDLLTAAIDPSTRDFNLEQRRAADLDAEMVASLLTTPPMLAERRAVVLRDVTTLKKAARGQLDRYLKNPASDTLLLLLSPTGTKPDAALMNASVSLDFAPLTPERIRRWIAHHATTTLQVDIDDDAAQLLQQAVGNDLHLLAAELDKCASYVLGAHDAEASQSARAMVDVDAVSAVVGVRRGETVTDLLDAVARHDAKTAVSLVGHVLAQPKMSAVQVVMMLTTQAFALSFGRARRDAGIPTNRLPSEFFTFLKETGGYPGRPWSEASSAWTKVTDGWSADACQRALALLLETDMALKDSRVSSEEQVLMSLVLALCATRTRKAA; encoded by the coding sequence ATGCCTCCGAAGTCTGCTGCCCCCACCGCCAAAGAAGCGTCACCACTGCGTGTCATTCAGGCCGCGATTCAGTCGGGGCAGTTTGCACCGGTGTATTACCTGCACGGTGACGATGACTATCTGAAGGATGGCGCGGTGCGCGACCTGCTCACGGCGGCCATCGACCCCAGCACGCGCGACTTCAATCTCGAGCAGCGTCGCGCCGCCGATCTGGACGCCGAAATGGTGGCCAGTCTGCTCACCACGCCGCCCATGCTCGCCGAACGCCGGGCGGTGGTGCTGCGTGATGTCACAACGCTCAAGAAAGCAGCGCGCGGACAGCTTGATCGCTATCTCAAGAACCCGGCCTCAGACACGCTGCTGCTGCTGCTGAGCCCCACCGGGACAAAGCCCGACGCCGCGCTCATGAACGCCTCGGTGTCGCTGGATTTTGCGCCACTCACTCCGGAGCGCATTCGCCGCTGGATTGCCCACCACGCCACCACCACGTTGCAGGTGGATATCGACGACGATGCGGCGCAACTGCTCCAGCAGGCGGTCGGCAACGATCTCCATTTGCTGGCGGCCGAATTGGACAAGTGCGCCAGCTACGTGCTTGGGGCGCACGATGCGGAGGCCAGCCAGAGCGCCCGCGCCATGGTGGACGTGGACGCTGTATCAGCGGTGGTGGGGGTGCGGCGCGGTGAAACCGTGACCGACTTGCTGGACGCTGTGGCTCGGCACGACGCCAAGACCGCCGTAAGCCTGGTGGGGCACGTCCTCGCGCAACCCAAGATGAGCGCGGTGCAGGTGGTCATGATGCTCACCACGCAGGCGTTTGCCTTGAGCTTCGGGCGGGCGCGTCGTGATGCCGGCATTCCCACCAATCGATTGCCGTCGGAGTTCTTCACCTTCCTCAAAGAAACCGGGGGCTATCCCGGACGTCCGTGGAGCGAAGCCTCTTCGGCATGGACCAAAGTCACTGACGGATGGAGTGCGGACGCGTGTCAGCGCGCGCTGGCGCTGCTCCTGGAAACGGATATGGCCTTGAAGGATTCGCGGGTTTCCTCTGAAGAGCAGGTGTTGATGTCGTTGGTGCTGGCATTGTGCGCAACGCGCACGCGGAAAGCCGCATGA
- a CDS encoding zf-HC2 domain-containing protein: MDCKHFRKNHLAYLDDTLPGDLMAQAQHHVMLCKGCAAHDTLVRRSLMVVHSMPTIEPSAEFQAKLRSRLAECREARAMEMAPAASAVRFASPRPTRALVAVAASAVLGVIAYQAFRDEVVPTLAMQPVIASRPAAFSPRPRINPALMQAMATGNPVWGAAMVVEEAPVGFVNAEYRFAELR; this comes from the coding sequence ATGGACTGCAAGCACTTCCGCAAAAACCACCTCGCGTACCTCGACGATACGCTGCCGGGTGATCTGATGGCCCAGGCCCAGCATCATGTGATGCTGTGTAAGGGCTGCGCGGCCCACGATACACTCGTTCGCCGCTCGTTGATGGTGGTGCACAGCATGCCAACCATCGAGCCCAGCGCGGAATTCCAGGCCAAGCTGCGCTCCCGTCTGGCCGAATGTCGTGAAGCTCGGGCGATGGAGATGGCCCCGGCGGCTTCGGCGGTCCGTTTTGCCTCGCCGCGCCCCACCCGGGCCCTGGTGGCGGTTGCCGCGAGTGCGGTGCTGGGAGTTATCGCCTACCAGGCGTTCCGCGACGAGGTCGTGCCCACGCTGGCCATGCAGCCCGTGATCGCCTCGCGCCCCGCTGCTTTCTCGCCGCGGCCTCGCATCAACCCGGCGCTCATGCAGGCCATGGCCACCGGTAACCCGGTGTGGGGAGCGGCCATGGTCGTGGAAGAGGCGCCCGTGGGCTTCGTGAACGCGGAATACCGGTTCGCCGAGCTGCGCTAA
- a CDS encoding sigma-70 family RNA polymerase sigma factor — MAELARTKLTSHTTPAVPVREHLRSLEDGDVVSAFLGGEERAFEELVDRYQGRLLNFVYRTIGDRDRAEDLVQEVFIRVYRHIGRFDRSKKFSTWIYTIASNLAKNELRNRSRNPLVLFQTIKAKFEDEERPLQFEDVHSRPDDLFRKRHLREMVEQSVGQLPTHHREVFVLRELEGKSYEEIADITGVNLGTVKSRLNRARTAFADIIAPLVR, encoded by the coding sequence ATGGCCGAACTGGCTCGTACGAAACTGACATCCCATACCACCCCCGCGGTGCCGGTGCGCGAGCATCTGCGGTCGCTTGAGGATGGAGATGTGGTGTCAGCGTTCCTCGGTGGCGAGGAGCGGGCGTTCGAGGAGCTTGTCGACCGGTATCAGGGTCGCCTGCTGAACTTCGTCTACCGCACCATCGGTGACCGCGACCGTGCCGAAGATCTGGTGCAGGAAGTGTTTATCCGTGTCTACCGGCACATTGGCCGGTTTGACCGGTCGAAGAAGTTTTCGACCTGGATTTACACGATCGCCAGCAACCTGGCCAAAAACGAGCTGCGCAACCGCTCGCGCAACCCGCTGGTGCTCTTCCAGACCATCAAGGCCAAGTTCGAGGACGAGGAGCGCCCGCTCCAGTTCGAGGACGTGCACTCGCGCCCCGACGATCTCTTCCGCAAGCGTCACCTGCGGGAAATGGTGGAGCAGTCGGTGGGGCAGCTGCCTACGCACCACCGCGAGGTGTTCGTGCTGCGCGAGCTGGAAGGGAAGTCGTACGAGGAGATCGCCGACATCACCGGCGTGAACCTGGGCACGGTGAAGTCGCGGCTGAACCGGGCGCGCACGGCCTTCGCCGACATCATTGCGCCGTTGGTTCGCTAA
- a CDS encoding NUDIX hydrolase, which yields MSTTGKVGGERVYHGRIISVDLDEVRFPDGSVGKLEMIRHPGASAVVPLLGDPSEDPEVLLIRQYRYAAEGYLYEIPAGRLDPGETPATCARRELQEETGYTAERVEQLFTMFTTPGFTDETIHLFVATGLVAGEAHREADEFMELVPTRLSVALDMIRQGQIQDAKTALALLYTAAFRMRSA from the coding sequence GTGAGCACAACGGGGAAAGTGGGAGGGGAGCGCGTCTACCACGGTCGCATCATTTCGGTGGACCTGGACGAGGTGCGCTTTCCGGACGGGTCGGTTGGGAAGCTGGAAATGATTCGGCATCCGGGGGCGAGTGCGGTGGTCCCCCTGCTTGGCGATCCGTCGGAGGACCCGGAGGTGCTGCTCATCCGGCAGTACCGCTACGCCGCCGAGGGCTATTTGTACGAAATTCCGGCCGGTCGATTGGACCCCGGGGAAACGCCGGCCACCTGTGCTCGGCGGGAATTGCAGGAGGAAACCGGATACACGGCTGAGCGTGTCGAACAATTGTTCACCATGTTCACGACCCCGGGCTTCACGGATGAAACGATCCATCTGTTTGTGGCCACGGGACTTGTCGCGGGCGAGGCGCACCGGGAAGCCGATGAATTCATGGAGTTGGTGCCCACCCGGTTATCGGTGGCGCTGGACATGATTCGGCAGGGGCAGATTCAGGACGCCAAAACGGCACTCGCCCTGTTGTATACGGCAGCATTCCGGATGCGCAGCGCCTAA
- a CDS encoding SET domain-containing protein, whose amino-acid sequence MTPAKKSTTKPAAKKAPRAKTLVKPPKSELYEVRRSKIQGRGAFAVKSIRTGQIVDEYWGQRITHEEADRRYDDSEGRHHTFLFVLDDDTVLDARFGGNDARFINHSCEPNCETEIENGHIYIKAIKPIKPETELAYDYRFEWQDEYEPDDVRYYACRCGSKKCRGTILRIPVYLRPTIREWLAGNDVKRPRKPVRASKKKASGEKHVVHPHVAERHATRTAKVAKKATKKATKKATKKTVKKTTKTVTKTVTRKRA is encoded by the coding sequence GTGACGCCAGCCAAGAAGTCCACGACCAAGCCTGCTGCGAAAAAAGCTCCCCGCGCCAAGACGCTGGTCAAGCCGCCCAAGTCTGAACTGTACGAAGTGCGGCGATCCAAAATTCAGGGGCGCGGTGCCTTTGCGGTGAAGTCCATCCGCACGGGGCAGATCGTGGATGAGTACTGGGGACAGCGCATCACGCACGAGGAAGCCGACCGTCGCTACGACGACAGCGAAGGGCGTCATCACACGTTCCTGTTCGTGCTCGACGATGATACGGTGCTGGACGCGCGCTTTGGCGGCAACGATGCGCGGTTCATCAATCATTCGTGCGAGCCCAACTGCGAAACGGAAATCGAGAATGGCCACATCTACATCAAGGCCATCAAGCCCATCAAGCCGGAAACGGAGCTCGCGTACGACTACCGGTTTGAGTGGCAGGACGAGTACGAGCCGGATGATGTGCGCTATTACGCCTGCCGCTGCGGGTCGAAGAAGTGCCGCGGCACGATTCTGCGCATTCCGGTGTATCTGCGTCCAACCATTCGTGAATGGCTGGCGGGCAATGATGTGAAGCGGCCCCGCAAGCCGGTGCGGGCGAGCAAGAAGAAGGCGTCTGGCGAAAAGCATGTCGTACATCCGCACGTGGCGGAGCGCCATGCGACGCGCACGGCCAAGGTTGCCAAGAAGGCCACCAAGAAGGCGACCAAGAAGGCAACCAAAAAGACCGTCAAGAAGACCACCAAGACAGTGACCAAGACGGTCACGAGGAAGCGGGCGTAA